Genomic DNA from Rhodospirillaceae bacterium:
CAAAGCATCACGGAAATCGGCATTCGTAAAGCATACATCCTGAAAAGATACACCGCTCAAATCTACTCCATCGAATGGTGGCCAATAGGTTTGGTGAAACGCGCTGTTCCCATCTTCGATTTCTACCCACTCTCCCATTTCATCCGGTGGCCGTTGCGTCCACTCAAGGTGAGCACCGCGAAATACGGCGCTTTGCATACGGGCGTCGCGGAAATTGCAATCCTTGAACGTAGCGAATCGTAATCGCAGGCCGAGCCTAGAAAAGGGATTGAATTTGGAAAACACAACGTTCCGGCAATCCAGGTCGGAGAAGTCGACTCTTTCCAAGGCAACATTGTCCTTGCGACTCAAAGTACCCCAGCTGCCGTCATAGAACGTCGAGCCCTCGATGCTTTCGATTTCATGCCAACCGAACGAAAAATCGCTCAGTTCGATACCGGAGAAATCAATCTTCGTGCAGCCCAGGCGGTTGAGTCGCCTGAGCGCTCCAGCAATCCTGTAGCGCGCCTCGTCGGCGTCCCATTTCTTGAAGTCGTCAATCAATTCTTTATGTCTGGCTATTTCCAAGGCGCGCTCGCGGCGGCGGTTTGTCCAATATACCAATAGGGCGAGGACAAACCCGAAGACGACAATGTCCATCGCTGCGCCAGTGGCTTCGATGTATATGCCTCGGAGAATCTCGCCGGGCTGCCCTTCGTACCAGGGGGAGAGTGCCCAGAGTATCAAGATGACGAGCACGGCCAGGACGGCTGCAATGAGAATTGGCACAAGCCGGTCGTCGGAGAGGATGTTGTGGACAGCGGCGCGCCAGCGATTTCTCATCTGTTTTCCCTTTCGCAAGAATTCCAGAACAGGAGGGTCCTCCCGCCTGCGAAGCCAGTAAGTCAAGGCCGTGTTGGCCTAGGAATGTACAGCTTGTCCAGATTGCGGAAAGCGGTGTACTGGGACTTGATACTCCATCGGGGCGTGGCATTCTCGCGTCGGCCAGCGACTATGCCTGAGATACGTCTTCGCCAAGTGTGGCGCCGCAGTTCCTACGATGGAAAGCGTGTCGGGTCTCGATCATATCGGGATTGCCGGAATGCGGGCGTGGTGTTTCGACAATGCGAGACATTCAGGCCCTCGGTCTGCCTGCTTGAACCCGCGGACAGTCAGCGGGGATTTTGCCGTTCACTCTGGAATCCAAGGTATCGTCGGCCTAGCGTTCTGTCCCAGGCGTGCCCATTGCTGTGCGCGGGCGAGCCCGCGGGAATCATCGGAATTCGGAGGGCTGTCGCCACGAGGCGGAGGAAGACGGGGACGCGGGTGCGCGGACACCCAGCAGCGCCGGCCAGTAGAATTGACCTTACATGACGTCCGGTACCAGCATATGATATTAGGATTCCTCGGGCATTAGATCCGAGGCAAGAAGCGATATTCTTCCACGTGTCACATATCGCTGGGAGTGACTATGAAGATTCAGACTTTATTGAATTCATCAAGAATGATGATGTTCGAGAATGAGCTCGAAGGCTTCGATTACTCAGCCCACGGTACCGCCTTTCTCTGTTTTTACCATCAACAATTGTATGCCGTTACTGCAGGACATGTAATCGGGAGTTATGATGCCGAAGCACTTCGCGTAATGATTCACCCAGAAGTGCGAGAGTTTCTGCCACACAATGCTCAGGTGACCTTGGTTTCTGCCGAACAAGACGACCCGGATTACGCAGATCTAGCAATTTTGCCTATCGAGCTAACGATGTTCGACCAACGTTGTTTCAGGGACAGTCCGCCGTTTGATTTATCCGAGCAGTTGGTCAATTCTACACCGCCTCCGACCGGTAAATTAGTTTTTCGAGGATTTCCTTCAGACAAATCAGGTATAAATTTTGACACGGCTAAGATCAAGGTGCAGCCCGTGATACTTGAAGGTGATCGAGTGGGAAGGGCTCCGATGGCTCATTGCCATGTGATGAGGCTGCGCGATGTTTCGCATTGTTCCACACTAGACGGATTTAGTGGAAGTCCTGTTTTCTGGATAAGTAACCAAGACCCGACAAGGAAGGAATACCGTTTCGCAGGCGTCTTGATCAAAGGAACATATGTGTCGAAGACAGCATACTACGTTGAAGCAGAAGTGCTTATGAGAGCACTCAACAAAATTTCATCAACATCAAGAACAGATTGAATGAGGACAAGTTTTCAATGGCCAGGTTTGTCGGTCTTGGTCGTATGGTACTCGATTGCGCGTTGGTCTCCCCTGTGATTGGGTGAAACCCACCGACCTAAGAAAGCCGGCAAGGCACTCGGCCCGGCCTTGCATCGATATTGCCCTGCCATCCCAGGATATGGCTAGGCCGAGCATTCATCGACGGCCACGCGCCTGAAGCTGTCTCTGGTCATTCAGTCTTTCATGAAATTCCCATGCCGAGGTGGAAGATGCCGATGCCCGCGGCTCGGACGCTGTAAGTATCCATGGCGCCTACGGCATCTTCCACAACCGGGACATCGGCACTGCATGAAAACGGTCGCCGAAGGGAATGCTGGTCTCGCCGTCAAAGAGCACGACACCGCGGACGAAGCGGTCGCCGGCCGCCTTTTGGAGTTTGCGCAATCCGCGAAAGTCTTTCGAACTCACCGACGCGGCCGCCTTGATTTCGACGCCGGCGACGGCGCCGGACGCCTGCTCCATCACGATATCCGTTTCGGCGCCGTCCTTGTCCCGAAAATGGAAGAACCCGGTCGGTGTGTCCTGCCAACTCGCTTGTCTTCGCAATTCCTGAAATGCAAACGTTTCCAGCAATTGGCCCAGGAGGGTTCGATCTGCCGCCACAGCCTTGGCGTCAGCACCGAGCAAGGCTGCGGCGAGGCCGGTATCGGTGAGATGCAACTTCGGGCTCTTGACCAGCCGCTTCAGTCGGTTGCCGTGCCAGGCAGGGAGGCGTTCCAGCAGGAAAAGTCTCTCGAGAAGCGTAACGTAGTCCCCGATTGAAGGCCGACTGAGTTCGAAGGGCGAGGCCAGACTGCTGAGGTTGAAGAGTTGGGCCGTCTGCGCGGCTGCGGCGCGCAGGAGCCGTGGCAATACTTCGAGCGAGCGGACCCGCGTTATGTCCCGCGCGTCGCGCTGCACGAGCGCCTCCACATAGTCGCGATACCAGTTGGCCGAGCGCCTCGTTGTCGGGCGCTCCAAGGCCGCAGGATAGCCGCCGGCAACG
This window encodes:
- a CDS encoding pentapeptide repeat-containing protein, yielding MRNRWRAAVHNILSDDRLVPILIAAVLAVLVILILWALSPWYEGQPGEILRGIYIEATGAAMDIVVFGFVLALLVYWTNRRRERALEIARHKELIDDFKKWDADEARYRIAGALRRLNRLGCTKIDFSGIELSDFSFGWHEIESIEGSTFYDGSWGTLSRKDNVALERVDFSDLDCRNVVFSKFNPFSRLGLRLRFATFKDCNFRDARMQSAVFRGAHLEWTQRPPDEMGEWVEIEDGNSAFHQTYWPPFDGVDLSGVSFQDVCFTNADFRDALNVQGCSFSGAEGLAECLFDNDEIKKRAQEAAKSGNR
- a CDS encoding serine protease, which encodes MKIQTLLNSSRMMMFENELEGFDYSAHGTAFLCFYHQQLYAVTAGHVIGSYDAEALRVMIHPEVREFLPHNAQVTLVSAEQDDPDYADLAILPIELTMFDQRCFRDSPPFDLSEQLVNSTPPPTGKLVFRGFPSDKSGINFDTAKIKVQPVILEGDRVGRAPMAHCHVMRLRDVSHCSTLDGFSGSPVFWISNQDPTRKEYRFAGVLIKGTYVSKTAYYVEAEVLMRALNKISSTSRTD
- a CDS encoding ATP-binding protein; the protein is MEKDSIGRRIILQSAGLRTYNWPMSSPVFYPRSVERQLVEALEDSPVVLIHGPRQCGKTTLAQFTCAPNYLTWRGDHLTWLGNRLAWGYSREDRDYSYFSFDDPVTRDGALADPTGFVADLPERVILDEIQRVPELFEAIKITVDRHRAPGRFLLTGSTNVFLVPRLSDSLAGRIQIVPLHPLTQFELTGHSNPSRPDADFLNALFGDGFPIFQCERLGGQLVEKIVAGGYPAALERPTTRRSANWYRDYVEALVQRDARDITRVRSLEVLPRLLRAAAAQTAQLFNLSSLASPFELSRPSIGDYVTLLERLFLLERLPAWHGNRLKRLVKSPKLHLTDTGLAAALLGADAKAVAADRTLLGQLLETFAFQELRRQASWQDTPTGFFHFRDKDGAETDIVMEQASGAVAGVEIKAAASVSSKDFRGLRKLQKAAGDRFVRGVVLFDGETSIPFGDRFHAVPMSRLWKMP